A genome region from Prinia subflava isolate CZ2003 ecotype Zambia chromosome 12, Cam_Psub_1.2, whole genome shotgun sequence includes the following:
- the C12H17orf75 gene encoding protein Njmu-R1, whose amino-acid sequence MLPALPDGDERELESSEEGGGGGEERRPERHGCTYHGLYGYRRSGQQGGAGGDGSAGSAVAHTPSTEDFSLSLLDTNLPAEAETELRSFIAKRLSKGALFEGMGNVASVGLSIPEGKVGCYYCRFQQESLLEMATLESDINAPEYVVCFLGGSEKGLELFRLELDKYIQNLKINLDLEQKNVEAGVGSYLRSWFEDAICPIQRVVQLFQDKLASLLHAALSYTPVEVKNADERTEKDISRFLAAASLQGLVQEGTMTSLCIAMTEEQHKSMVIDCTGPQPQLHNAGNNRFCEDWMQAFVNGAEGGNPFLFRQILENFKLKAIQDINNLKRFIRQAEMNHYALFKCYLFLRNCGSGDILLKIVKVEHAEMPEARNVVTVLEEFMRETSVA is encoded by the exons aTGCTGCCGGCGCTGCCGGACGGCGATGAGcgggagctggagagcagcgaggagggcggcggcgggggcgagGAGCGGCGGCCGGAGCGGCACGGCTGCACCTACCACGGCCTCTATGGATACCGCAG GTCCGGGCAGCAGGGAGGCGCCGGCGGGGATGGCAGTGCCGGCAGCGCCGTGGCACACACACCCTCCACCGAAGACTTCAG cctctccctgctggacACCAACTTACCAGCTGAGGCGGAGACGGAGCTGCGCAGTTTCATTGCTAAGCGTCTTTCTAAAGGAGCGCTGTTTGAAGGAATGGGGAATGTAGCATCAGTGGGGCTGAG cATACCAGAAGGTAAAGTTGGTTGTTACTACTGTCGTTTCCAACAAGAAAGTCTTCTGGAAATGGCAACATTGGAATCAGACATCAATGCTCCAGAATATGTGGTTTGTTTCTTAGGTGGCTCAGAGAAAGGTCTAGAACT TTTCAGACTTGAGCTGGACAAATACATTCAAAATCTGAAGATAAACCTTGATTTGGAG CAAAAAAATGTAGAGGCCGGTGTTGGCTCCTACCTGCGGAGCTGGTTTGAGGACGCCATCTGCCCTATCCAGAGGGTGGTGCAGCTCTTCCAGGACAAACTTGCCTCTCTGCTACATGCT GCTCTGAGTTACACTCCTGTAGAAGTCAAAAATGCAgatgaaagaacagaaaaggacATCAGCAG GttcctggcagctgccagcctCCAAGGACTGGTCCAGGAGGGCACAATGACCTCCCTGTGCATTGCCATGACAGAGGAACAGCACAAGTCCATGGTTATAGACTGCACTggaccccagccccagctgcacaATGCAG GAAACAACAGATTCTGTGAGGACTGGATGCAAGCTTTTGTGAACGGTGCTGAAGGTGGAAATCCATTTCTCTTCCGTCAGATTTTGGAAAACTTTAAATTGAAG GCTATCCAGGACATCAACAATCTGAAGAGGTTTATCCGCCAGGCTGAAATGAACCACTACGCCTTGTTCAAGTGCTACCTGTTCCTAAGGAACTGTGGCAGTGGAGACATCCTGCTGAAGATTGTGAAAGTAGAGCATGCAGAAATGCCAGAAGCCAGGAATGTAGTGACTGTCCTGGAGGAATTCATGAGAGAAACGTCAGTGGCTTAA
- the RHBDL3 gene encoding rhomboid-related protein 3 isoform X2, with protein MDKCMKRLAKFDPDNTGYISTEKFRSLLQRHGSELDPHKLEVLLALADSNSEGRICYQDFVNLMSNKRSNSFRQAILQGNRRLCSKALLEETGLSLPQRLIRHVAYETLPREIDRKWYYDSYTCCPPPWFMITITIVEVAFFLYNGVVLDRFVLQVSHPLYLKNALLYHPQLRAQAWRYLTYIFMHAGIEHLGLNVVLQLLVGVPLEMVHGAARISFVYVAGVVAGSLAVSVADMRAPVVGSSGGVYALVSAHLANIVMNWSGMKCQFKLLRMAVALICMSFEFGRAVWLRFHPSAYPPCPHPSFMAHLGGVMVGITLGVIILRNYEQRLQDQTLWWIFLSIYVIFVLFAIFWNIFAYSLLDLKLPPPP; from the exons tTTGATCCTGACAACACTGGCTACATCAGCACTGAGAAGTTTCGCTCCCTTCTCCAGAGACACGGCTCGGAGCTGGACCCCCACAAGCTGGAGGTCCTGCTAGCCCTGGCAGACAGCAACTCTGAGGGGAGGATCTGCTACCAGGACTTCGTCAACCTG ATGAGCAACAAGCGGTCCAACAGCTTCCGGCAGGCCATCCTGCAGGGGAACAGGAGGCTGTGCAGCAAGGCCCTGCTGGAGGAGACAGGCCTGAGCCTCCCGCAGAGGCTGATCCGCCACGTGGCCTACGAGACGCTCCCGCGCGAGATCGACCGCAAGTGGTACTACGACAGCTACACCTGCTGCCCCCCGCCCTGGTTCATGATCACCATCACCATTGTCGAG GttgccttttttctttacaaTGGAGTGGTCTTAGACAGATTTGTGCTCCAAGTCAGCCACCCCTTGTACCTGAAGAATGCATTACTGTACCATCCCCAGCTCCGGGCCCAGGCTTGGAGGTACCTAACCTACATATTCATGCATGCAGG GATAGAACACCTTGGGCTCAATGTTGTCCTTCAGCTCTTGGTTGGGGTTCCTCTGGAAATGGTGCACGGAGCTGCGAGGATCAGTTTTGTGTACGTTGCAGGAGTTGTGGCAG GGTCGCTGGCAGTGTCAGTGGCTGACATGAGGGCGCCGGTGGTGGGCTCCTCTGGAGGTGTGTATGCCCTTGTCTCCGCTCACCTGGCCAATATTGTGATG AACTGGTCAGGAATGAAGTGCCAATTCAAACTGCTGCGCATGGCTGTTGCCTTGATCTGTA TGAGCTTTGAATTTGGAAGAGCCGTGTGGCTGAGGTTCCACCCCTCCGCTTACCCCCCGTGCCCCCACCCCAGCTTCATGGCTCACCTGGGAGGGGTGATGGTTGGAATCACCCTTGGAGTCATCATCCTGAGGAACTATGAGCAGAGACTCCAAGATCAGACTTTATGGTGGATCTTCCTTTCTATTTACGTcatttttgtcttgtttgccatattctggaatatttttgcCTACAGTCTGTTGGATCTAAAGCTACCTCCCCCTCCTTGA
- the RHBDL3 gene encoding rhomboid-related protein 3 isoform X1, whose amino-acid sequence MGDRLPEPHASSSPAVAASSEAEEIEVLDSEDVLPMAAEDFDPDNTGYISTEKFRSLLQRHGSELDPHKLEVLLALADSNSEGRICYQDFVNLMSNKRSNSFRQAILQGNRRLCSKALLEETGLSLPQRLIRHVAYETLPREIDRKWYYDSYTCCPPPWFMITITIVEVAFFLYNGVVLDRFVLQVSHPLYLKNALLYHPQLRAQAWRYLTYIFMHAGIEHLGLNVVLQLLVGVPLEMVHGAARISFVYVAGVVAGSLAVSVADMRAPVVGSSGGVYALVSAHLANIVMNWSGMKCQFKLLRMAVALICMSFEFGRAVWLRFHPSAYPPCPHPSFMAHLGGVMVGITLGVIILRNYEQRLQDQTLWWIFLSIYVIFVLFAIFWNIFAYSLLDLKLPPPP is encoded by the exons tTTGATCCTGACAACACTGGCTACATCAGCACTGAGAAGTTTCGCTCCCTTCTCCAGAGACACGGCTCGGAGCTGGACCCCCACAAGCTGGAGGTCCTGCTAGCCCTGGCAGACAGCAACTCTGAGGGGAGGATCTGCTACCAGGACTTCGTCAACCTG ATGAGCAACAAGCGGTCCAACAGCTTCCGGCAGGCCATCCTGCAGGGGAACAGGAGGCTGTGCAGCAAGGCCCTGCTGGAGGAGACAGGCCTGAGCCTCCCGCAGAGGCTGATCCGCCACGTGGCCTACGAGACGCTCCCGCGCGAGATCGACCGCAAGTGGTACTACGACAGCTACACCTGCTGCCCCCCGCCCTGGTTCATGATCACCATCACCATTGTCGAG GttgccttttttctttacaaTGGAGTGGTCTTAGACAGATTTGTGCTCCAAGTCAGCCACCCCTTGTACCTGAAGAATGCATTACTGTACCATCCCCAGCTCCGGGCCCAGGCTTGGAGGTACCTAACCTACATATTCATGCATGCAGG GATAGAACACCTTGGGCTCAATGTTGTCCTTCAGCTCTTGGTTGGGGTTCCTCTGGAAATGGTGCACGGAGCTGCGAGGATCAGTTTTGTGTACGTTGCAGGAGTTGTGGCAG GGTCGCTGGCAGTGTCAGTGGCTGACATGAGGGCGCCGGTGGTGGGCTCCTCTGGAGGTGTGTATGCCCTTGTCTCCGCTCACCTGGCCAATATTGTGATG AACTGGTCAGGAATGAAGTGCCAATTCAAACTGCTGCGCATGGCTGTTGCCTTGATCTGTA TGAGCTTTGAATTTGGAAGAGCCGTGTGGCTGAGGTTCCACCCCTCCGCTTACCCCCCGTGCCCCCACCCCAGCTTCATGGCTCACCTGGGAGGGGTGATGGTTGGAATCACCCTTGGAGTCATCATCCTGAGGAACTATGAGCAGAGACTCCAAGATCAGACTTTATGGTGGATCTTCCTTTCTATTTACGTcatttttgtcttgtttgccatattctggaatatttttgcCTACAGTCTGTTGGATCTAAAGCTACCTCCCCCTCCTTGA